The stretch of DNA ctcctctcctctctcctcttctcttctcctctcttctcttctctctctctctctctctctctctctctccaccccccagACACTAGGATCTTTCCCCTGCTCAGATAACTCATTATCTCCCCAGAAAGGACTCACCAAGTGCCAGGGACTGGGCAGAGAGAAGGCCCAAAGGGTATATAAGGGGTGGGAGCATTGCTGAGCCCCTGGGCTGACCCATTCTCCATTCTCTGCCCTTCAGCCAACGAGGAATGGGCCTGGGTAACCTGTGTACCCGAGTGGGCAGCATGATCGCCCCCCTGGTGAAGATCACGGGCGAAGTGATGCCTTTCATCCCTGCCATCATCTATGGGGTCATTCCCCTTCTGGGGGGAGCCGCCGCCTTCTTCTTGCCAGAGACCCTCAACACGGCACTTCCAGAGACAATAGAAGACGTGCAATGCCGGTCAGCCCACGTTCCTCCCCTCCAGCCCCCCTGACATCCAGAGGGGATCCCAGGCCTCTTCAGGGCCCCTTGCTTTGGATGGGGCCCCAAGGTTTGGCAGAGCAGACTCATTCtcaaggggaaactgagggaagctAGTTGACCGACTGCCTAAGCAGCTCTGCGCCTTAACCCTAGTGGAGGCTCGGGGGCTGCCCTGGGAGGCAGGGGAATAGCCGTGTGGTTTCCAGACGCCTGTAGCCATTTAGGACCCCCTCCTGGGCTCACCCCCAAGATAGCGCAAGCAGCGGTTCAGTCTCCCCTCGCCCCCTCCTTGGCCTCCCTCGTACCCCCCGCTCTCCCGGGCATCTGCCTCCTACGGTCGCACTGATGGGCCTGGGAATGGGATGCGGGTGGAGGTGAGAATGGAGATGAAGTGGGGGGAAGGGGCCTGCGTCATTCTGAATGGGAGATGCCGTGAGAGGGGTTCTGAGCTTGtgctttctccccacccccaaattccCAGGAAAAAGCCCAAGGAGGAGACAGAGGTTCAGTCTATCCCCCTGCAGTCCTGTGAACCTGGGAAGGGGACCAGCTGAGAGAAGGACGATGGCCAGAGCCACCTGCTGGAGGCCCCGCTGCCCCTGGCCTCTCCCGAGAAGCAGCCCCGGCCCTGGCTCCTCTGGGGAGACGGAGCTCCTTTCTCACCCAGCATGGGCTTGGCCTGGCCTTTGCCACCCGGagcccctgcccccccccaacacCCTGGCCCTTTGGCCAGAGCCATCCGGGGCCTCCAAGTACCCGAGACCCTCTCCAGGGACTGGACAAAGCGAGGCAGGAGTTCCCTACCCCATCCAgggctctgtctgtctgtctgtctctgactgtctgctgtcacacacacacacacacacacacacacacacacacacacaccccagccCCCTCTTAGGAGGAGACGAGGGCCCTTAAACAGAGCATCACCCAGGCCAGCCAATGGAATGGGCCCTCCAAGGACCTCCGTTCGAATCTCAGTTTTGCCacgctacctgtgtgaccttgggcaaatcaggcctcagtttcctcatctgtcgaaTGAAGAGTTGGAGCCGATGACCTCTAACCCTTCCAGGGCTAAATCTATGACCCCGAAACCCCCCCAAgttatggatgaggaaaaggtCAAGAGTGACCGAGTGCAAATCACGAACCGATGCTGAGATTCGAATTGAAGTcctctggctccaagtccagcttCCTTACACACTGCCAATCCCCCAGCCCAGGCTGCCGAAACAGCCAGTTGGCCCCCCTTGTCCCTTGTCCCCCCAA from Gracilinanus agilis isolate LMUSP501 unplaced genomic scaffold, AgileGrace unplaced_scaffold43163, whole genome shotgun sequence encodes:
- the LOC123255316 gene encoding solute carrier family 22 member 8-like, translating into MGLGNLCTRVGSMIAPLVKITGEVMPFIPAIIYGVIPLLGGAAAFFLPETLNTALPETIEDVQCRKKPKEETEVQSIPLQSCEPGKGTS